One window from the genome of Ramlibacter henchirensis encodes:
- a CDS encoding response regulator transcription factor — translation MKLLLVEDDVSMRTTLERSLARRGMQVQACADGGLALAAWTAFQPDVVVLDLSLPGLDGLQVLERARRDGLATPVLLLTARGTVGDRVLGLNAGADDYLPKPFDLDELEARLRALARRRSSAADPGGEVQVGRVRLDRAAGAFYVGAQVLELTPRESALLQALFTRPGHAVSKEKLFELVFPGEADVQYEAVEVVAYRLRKKLAGTGVSLMTLRGLGYLVKGE, via the coding sequence ATGAAGTTGCTGCTGGTCGAGGACGACGTCTCCATGCGCACCACGCTCGAACGCTCGCTCGCTCGCCGCGGCATGCAGGTGCAGGCCTGCGCGGACGGAGGACTCGCGCTCGCGGCGTGGACGGCCTTCCAGCCCGATGTGGTCGTGCTCGACCTGAGCCTGCCCGGGCTGGATGGCCTGCAGGTGCTCGAGCGGGCGCGGCGCGACGGGCTCGCCACGCCCGTGCTGCTGCTCACCGCGCGCGGCACCGTGGGCGACCGCGTGCTCGGCTTGAACGCGGGTGCCGACGACTATCTGCCCAAGCCCTTCGACCTCGACGAGCTGGAAGCGCGCCTGCGTGCGCTGGCCCGCCGCCGCTCTTCCGCGGCGGACCCGGGCGGCGAGGTGCAGGTCGGCCGGGTGAGGCTCGACCGCGCCGCTGGCGCCTTCTACGTCGGCGCGCAAGTGCTGGAACTGACGCCGCGCGAATCCGCGCTGCTGCAGGCCTTGTTCACGCGGCCGGGCCATGCCGTGTCCAAGGAGAAGCTGTTCGAGCTGGTGTTCCCGGGCGAGGCGGACGTGCAGTACGAAGCCGTCGAAGTCGTGGCCTACCGTCTGCGCAAGAAGCTGGCGGGCACCGGCGTGTCGCTCATGACGCTGCGCGGACTGGGCTACCTGGTGAAGGG
- a CDS encoding Bug family tripartite tricarboxylate transporter substrate binding protein, producing MRRDTFLKTIAALAAAGALPLSARAAANVKMMIPANPGGGWDTTGRALGKALQDAKVADNVTYENKGGAAGALGLAQFVNASKGDPNALMVMGAVMLGGIITGKPPVNLSQATPIARLTSEYNVFVLPSNSQFKTMGDVVAQLKKDPGSVKWGGGSRGSTEHIAAAMIAQKVGVDPSKINYVAFRGGGEATAAILGGNVTVGGSGFSEFAEYIKSGKMKPIAVTSAKRLNNVPTLKEQGIDVEIGNWRGVYGAPGLNDAQRKQVTDMVLAALKTKSWQEALEKNDWTPAVMSGPAFEKFVDDEFASLRATMVKSGMV from the coding sequence ATGCGTCGAGACACCTTCCTGAAAACCATCGCGGCGCTGGCCGCCGCGGGCGCGCTGCCGCTGAGCGCGCGTGCCGCCGCCAACGTCAAGATGATGATCCCCGCCAACCCGGGCGGCGGCTGGGACACCACCGGCCGCGCGCTCGGCAAGGCACTGCAGGACGCGAAGGTGGCCGACAACGTCACCTACGAGAACAAGGGCGGCGCCGCCGGCGCGCTGGGCCTGGCCCAGTTCGTCAACGCCAGCAAGGGCGACCCGAACGCGCTGATGGTGATGGGCGCCGTGATGCTGGGCGGCATCATCACCGGCAAGCCGCCGGTCAACCTGTCGCAGGCCACGCCGATCGCGCGCCTGACCAGCGAGTACAACGTGTTCGTGCTGCCGTCCAACTCGCAGTTCAAGACCATGGGCGACGTGGTCGCGCAGCTGAAGAAGGACCCGGGCAGCGTCAAGTGGGGCGGCGGCTCGCGCGGCTCGACCGAGCACATCGCCGCGGCCATGATCGCGCAGAAGGTCGGCGTCGATCCGTCCAAGATCAACTACGTCGCCTTCCGGGGCGGCGGCGAGGCGACGGCGGCCATCCTGGGCGGCAACGTCACCGTCGGCGGCAGCGGCTTCTCCGAGTTCGCCGAATACATCAAGTCCGGCAAGATGAAGCCGATCGCCGTCACCTCGGCCAAGCGCCTGAACAACGTGCCGACGCTGAAGGAGCAGGGCATCGACGTGGAGATCGGCAACTGGCGCGGCGTCTACGGTGCGCCCGGCCTGAACGACGCGCAGCGCAAGCAGGTGACCGACATGGTGCTGGCCGCGCTCAAGACCAAGAGCTGGCAGGAGGCGCTGGAGAAGAACGACTGGACGCCGGCGGTGATGTCCGGCCCGGCCTTCGAGAAGTTCGTCGACGACGAGTTCGCCAGCCTGCGCGCCACCATGGTGAAGTCCGGCATGGTCTGA
- a CDS encoding tripartite tricarboxylate transporter TctB family protein produces the protein MDNKTNKAARPQAAVGAGVLLLGAALAAGALVIPSAAGYGGVGPNFLPWIVAVGLVACGAMILREAFTGGFRAMEEASGAATAYWPGLAWISAGLLVNAALITRIGFILGCTLCYMLAIQGLRRSTGQAAGRPASLGADLVTGLLISAPVYWLFTKFLGINLPGLTGTGWL, from the coding sequence ATGGACAACAAGACGAACAAGGCGGCCAGGCCGCAGGCGGCGGTCGGCGCGGGCGTACTGCTGCTGGGCGCGGCGCTCGCGGCCGGGGCGCTGGTGATTCCCTCGGCGGCCGGCTACGGCGGCGTCGGCCCCAACTTCCTGCCGTGGATCGTGGCGGTCGGGCTCGTGGCCTGCGGCGCGATGATCCTGCGCGAGGCGTTCACCGGCGGATTCCGTGCGATGGAGGAAGCCTCCGGCGCCGCCACCGCTTACTGGCCCGGCCTGGCCTGGATCAGCGCCGGCCTGCTGGTGAATGCGGCGCTGATCACGCGCATCGGCTTCATCCTCGGCTGCACGCTCTGCTACATGCTGGCGATCCAGGGCCTGCGACGTTCGACCGGGCAGGCGGCAGGCCGGCCGGCCTCATTGGGTGCCGACCTCGTCACCGGCCTGCTGATCTCGGCGCCGGTCTACTGGCTCTTCACCAAGTTCCTCGGCATCAACCTGCCGGGGCTCACCGGGACGGGCTGGCTGTGA
- a CDS encoding tripartite tricarboxylate transporter permease, translating to MDILNALMQGFATAVSPVNLLWALVGCALGTAVGVLPGIGPATAVAMLLPITAKVDITASMIFFAGIYYGAMYGGSTTSILLNTPGETATMVTAMEGNRMAKSGRAGAALATAAIGSFVAGTIATVIVTLFAPTVAEFAVQLGPPEYFMLMVLAFTTVSAVLGKSTLRGIAALLLGLAIGCIGLDQISGQPRYTLGVPELLDGIEIVLVAVGLFAVSEVLYAAMYEGRVRESQNAMSRIYMSGRDWRRSVPAWLRGTAIGAPFGCIPAGGTEIPTFLSYATEKKLAKGEDLAEFGGKGAIEGVAGPEAANNATVTAALIPLLTLGIPTSNTTAILLGAFQNYGIQPGPQLFTASAALVWALIASLYIGNLMLLVLNLPLVRLWVLLLKIPKPQLYAGILVFATVGAYGMRQSAFDLVLLWGIGLLGVVMRRFDFPAAPVVVGMILGPLAEAQLRNAVSIGEGSFMVFLQRPMSLALLVVVIAILVLPRVLRVRARRRAEAGTG from the coding sequence ATGGACATCCTCAACGCCCTGATGCAGGGCTTCGCCACCGCCGTCTCGCCCGTCAACCTGCTGTGGGCGCTGGTGGGCTGCGCCCTCGGCACGGCGGTCGGCGTGTTGCCCGGCATCGGCCCGGCGACGGCCGTGGCCATGCTGCTGCCGATCACGGCCAAGGTCGACATCACCGCATCGATGATCTTCTTCGCCGGCATCTACTACGGCGCGATGTATGGCGGCTCCACGACCTCGATCCTGCTGAACACGCCGGGCGAGACGGCCACCATGGTCACCGCCATGGAAGGCAACCGCATGGCCAAGAGCGGCCGCGCCGGCGCGGCGCTGGCGACGGCGGCGATCGGCTCCTTCGTCGCGGGGACGATCGCGACGGTGATCGTCACGCTGTTCGCGCCGACCGTCGCCGAATTCGCCGTGCAGCTCGGGCCACCGGAATACTTCATGCTGATGGTGCTGGCGTTCACCACGGTCAGCGCGGTGCTGGGCAAGAGCACGCTGCGAGGCATCGCGGCGCTGCTGCTCGGGCTGGCCATCGGCTGCATCGGCCTGGACCAGATCTCGGGCCAGCCGCGCTACACGCTGGGCGTGCCGGAGCTGCTGGACGGCATCGAGATCGTGCTGGTCGCCGTGGGCCTGTTCGCAGTCTCCGAGGTGCTGTACGCGGCGATGTACGAGGGCCGCGTGCGCGAGTCGCAGAACGCGATGAGCCGCATCTACATGAGCGGCCGCGACTGGCGCCGCTCCGTGCCGGCCTGGCTGCGCGGCACGGCGATCGGCGCGCCGTTCGGCTGCATCCCGGCCGGTGGCACCGAGATCCCCACCTTCCTGAGCTACGCGACGGAGAAGAAGCTGGCCAAGGGCGAGGACCTGGCCGAGTTCGGCGGCAAGGGCGCGATCGAGGGCGTGGCGGGGCCGGAGGCGGCGAACAACGCGACGGTGACGGCGGCGCTGATCCCGTTGCTCACGCTGGGCATTCCGACGTCCAACACCACCGCGATCCTGCTCGGCGCCTTCCAGAACTACGGCATCCAGCCGGGGCCGCAGCTGTTCACCGCGTCGGCGGCGCTGGTCTGGGCGCTGATCGCATCGCTCTACATCGGCAACCTGATGCTGCTGGTGCTCAACCTGCCGCTGGTGCGCCTGTGGGTGCTGCTGCTGAAGATCCCGAAGCCGCAGCTGTACGCGGGCATCCTGGTCTTCGCCACCGTCGGCGCCTACGGCATGCGCCAGAGCGCTTTCGACCTGGTGCTGCTGTGGGGCATCGGCCTGCTCGGCGTGGTGATGCGCCGCTTCGACTTCCCGGCGGCGCCGGTGGTGGTCGGCATGATCCTGGGGCCGCTGGCCGAGGCGCAGCTTCGCAACGCCGTGTCGATCGGCGAGGGCAGCTTCATGGTGTTCCTGCAGCGGCCGATGTCGCTGGCGCTGCTCGTCGTGGTGATCGCGATCCTCGTGCTGCCGCGCGTGCTGCGGGTGCGGGCGCGCCGGCGCGCCGAGGCCGGGACCGGCTGA
- a CDS encoding sigma-54 interaction domain-containing protein has translation MQDDSLPRDGQRILELAARSMFDLFANASEGMLLVDRDARVVWINDQYKRFLPALGFERVEDFVGHPVSEVVQNTQMDRVIRTGKPILIDLLSNRAGTFVVSRIPLRDEGGQVIGALGIVLFDHPETTLQPLIHKFANLQRDLDDARRELATQRRTKYTLGSFIGSSPPAVEVKRQARRAAGSSSPVLLLGETGTGKELLAHAIHAGSSRASGPFVSVNIAAVPDTLLEAEFFGVAPGAFTGADRRGRDGKFKLADGGTLFLDEIGDMPTSLQPKLLRALQEGEIEPLGSNKVVPFDVRVIAATSRDLGALVREGRFREDLYYRLNVLPIRVPPLRERRGDIAALVEALGEDMALRNGTPAPEVSAQAMALLAAQSWRGNIRELRNVLEQAAMRSDSPRLEAAQVEEVLRAAGIEHIAPAALPIEPPAVGDPGLLRPLAEQVARLERAAISAAMAATGGNKVAAARMLGISRAKLYERLMNEDQTFA, from the coding sequence ATGCAAGACGACTCGCTGCCGCGCGACGGCCAGCGCATCCTGGAGCTGGCGGCGCGGTCCATGTTCGACCTGTTCGCGAATGCGAGCGAGGGCATGCTGCTGGTCGACCGCGACGCGCGCGTGGTCTGGATCAACGACCAGTACAAGCGCTTCCTGCCGGCGCTGGGCTTCGAGCGGGTGGAGGACTTCGTCGGCCACCCGGTGTCCGAGGTGGTGCAGAACACGCAGATGGACCGCGTGATCCGCACCGGCAAGCCGATCCTGATCGACCTGCTGTCCAACCGCGCCGGCACCTTCGTGGTCAGCCGCATCCCGCTGCGCGACGAAGGCGGGCAGGTGATCGGCGCGCTGGGCATCGTGCTGTTCGACCATCCCGAGACCACGCTGCAGCCGCTGATCCACAAGTTCGCCAACCTGCAGCGCGACCTGGACGATGCGCGGCGCGAGCTGGCCACGCAGCGCCGCACCAAGTACACGCTGGGCAGCTTCATCGGATCGAGCCCGCCGGCGGTGGAGGTGAAGCGCCAGGCGCGCCGCGCCGCAGGCTCGTCCAGCCCGGTGCTGCTGCTGGGCGAGACCGGCACGGGCAAGGAGTTGCTCGCCCATGCGATCCACGCCGGTTCGTCGCGCGCGAGCGGGCCTTTCGTCAGCGTCAACATCGCCGCGGTACCGGACACGTTGTTGGAGGCCGAGTTCTTCGGCGTGGCGCCGGGCGCCTTCACCGGCGCCGACCGGCGCGGACGCGACGGCAAGTTCAAGCTGGCCGACGGCGGCACGCTGTTCCTCGACGAGATCGGCGACATGCCCACCAGCCTGCAGCCCAAGCTGCTGCGCGCGCTGCAGGAAGGCGAGATCGAGCCGTTGGGCTCGAACAAGGTCGTGCCGTTCGACGTGCGAGTGATCGCGGCGACCTCGCGCGACCTCGGTGCGCTGGTGCGGGAAGGGCGCTTCCGCGAGGATCTCTACTACCGCCTCAACGTGCTGCCGATCCGGGTTCCGCCGCTGCGCGAGCGCCGCGGCGACATCGCGGCTCTGGTGGAGGCGCTGGGCGAGGACATGGCGCTGCGCAACGGCACGCCCGCACCCGAGGTCAGCGCGCAGGCCATGGCCCTGCTGGCCGCGCAGTCCTGGCGCGGCAACATCCGCGAGCTGCGCAACGTGCTGGAACAGGCGGCGATGCGCAGCGACTCGCCGCGGCTGGAGGCGGCGCAGGTGGAAGAAGTGCTGCGCGCTGCGGGCATCGAGCACATCGCTCCGGCGGCATTGCCGATTGAGCCGCCCGCGGTGGGCGATCCGGGCCTGCTGCGTCCGCTGGCCGAGCAGGTCGCCCGGCTGGAGCGCGCGGCGATCAGCGCGGCCATGGCCGCCACCGGCGGCAACAAGGTGGCCGCGGCGCGCATGCTGGGCATCTCGCGCGCCAAGCTGTACGAGCGGTTGATGAATGAAGATCAGACATTTGCCTGA